Proteins found in one Leishmania major strain Friedlin complete genome, chromosome 35 genomic segment:
- a CDS encoding conserved hypothetical protein (previous protein_id=AAZ14357.1) produces MATTTATDVNAVHHAPPPTPPPSQEIPASALALDRKVVQALFVSLRMSIPHDVQRRLLCNAAEELEFLIARQPRVSAFHHRRRESLRHPALAMAAKKYYRECRRRRFELELQQMVVVEGRPLSQSTSSPAAQVRSGVSAAQRESVLVDLLFSEYAQQSSIYSKDQDRQGDHYGTSTGNGAAGFGGFAASHTSTLLNTYAGSTPPRLLGRISREADSETRLQSPTTPRGGHAVELSSTMASGKSGILVRRSATLRHPKSSNEDSVSALSEALNTGSLSRFAFSVSAAENAENGGSARARGVGVGVSTAAAADGTRFFARRMGCNDNAAVRRGGGSGGSGGGAGDKFASGWTGEMRVLLQRRMEEEREAGTGNDPYLFISARPVEHLLCCYGGVSREPAAMALGAASMLLQCDSTNTADADPFRNAIVEEDMRWDQLAGCHRQLLRAAYGPCRAAAAAVADDHLVNDVIRRFWDRLTVSMAAQHAHKAQEARKSRAAADADIAAAVSALRGRRDAEADEDDLNEISDSDDKDEGVAVGRGAGTGDDDVGRRKAADISLRRAKPSASKSSRTRKTVSKLSRKKKKGCSAVSSGVGGGSEQHSSVAYYMTPLQYVYLHTRIAHVLLPECDAVEVELLPYIQEDLLVDAAYDEGDAAQPFYFGEAPRLVGDFGRQNRRSTAAVGAGPMLRASLADSKLQGVGYEDAGDDRMSATGVETQRDALHLQRRFLSVRRNGYGLSRSTGGGTSDGGGMREIGLGEDGMSIGPASSMAVTIDDGTVMRRADGCDRGVGRSYAMASLSLVPMSFTVAQLPSLTYPQFWCSMMELADNWTCCAGNPVETAIFMWELYAEVFGHNWDEEDKLLASAVESRAAKSAMSAAEKEKLAKVEAETMESFQALLREVSGQLSQPPSRCRSLNSITSITEAIQAAADRYRSRRLQSETKRDMHICSQSTQSIDTDDDELLLLASYLDLSLSELKRLAEAKAEGNDRWVYSERVGEDGVTRRYRRRVCDGESHSSSRSISGLGSRNGSYILEEELDKDGAVVSRRKLRWNVALLSDGSLYTADERAPGFLRRKYYEDRPKKLRHLESWRRVSAGHSGSNSRSSSMTSWSSIDDCDSDDRRNRRRRRRRTRHTGLRRDHPRYSRKDDRYGDKKFGLMLNWRFPSEDDVADGGDGGPRAQGSSKSGLNQEEREHLLARKEWLCSVLEAQGIHLPPHMLEDPAEQMLLYDFLRLAEERERAGDQSNYRGGSDDDYHLEDGEAGDTDNLSRLAGLVAKLQGFTLDDLANSSLMRRLLGESEAEGAVNRHLTPQQVQDILTALTKGQRAGGARADAGRAEQESVRERRLRLLRMLEENRALQQQRREDSAASGPKESPLTKETFDLTEVPQPPPRPLPSKEPPKPASPTNLPKRIASPHPPSAQSPPSFAKSGSPIGFSCASLDLPERQKASSRESSAVSSARLLANPIAWKISPTTLAERKELERLFRELEAYWADRASQGGRFRVDIVDYTPEQLEEFFAHLHLGPRQRALLRGRAPLAAATSLVGGAMHQDGSCLAFKAAVAAPAQQQHGHAGCGQPAHSLVPSPTPLAPAPVKLFTLTTEGSLDGALRRSYQSYMEDKLFSEALHGNVKLDTARPARVSTAAQSLRPPPLPRLKLRDSRWRASGERAGGVPTTSAAPRPPPKSSPPSSSLPRL; encoded by the coding sequence atggccaccaccaccgccactgatGTAAATGCTGTGCACCATGCGCCTCcgcccacgccgccaccATCACAGGAGATTCCCGCAtcggctctcgctctcgaTCGAAAGGTTGTTCAGGCGTTGTTCGTGTCGCTGCGCATGTCTATCCCACACGATGTCCAGCGACGCCTCCTTTGCAacgccgcggaggagctcGAGTTTCTCAttgcgcggcagccgcgggtAAGCGCCTTCCACCATCGCCGGCGCGAGTCGCTGCGGCACCCTGCTCTCGCCATGGCAGCAAAGAAGTACTACCGTGaatgccggcgccggcggttCGAGCTGGAATTACAGCAGATGGTAGTCGTGGAAGGCCGGCCGCTCTCGCAATCAACCAGCTCGCCTGCTGCACAGGTTCGCAGCGGGGTGAGTGCCGCACAGCGTGAATCGGTGTTGGTGGACCTCCTTTTTTCAGAGTACGCCCAGCAGTCTTCCATCTACTCCAAGGACCAGGACCGCCAGGGCGACCACTACGGTACAAGTACTGGCAACGGAGCAGCCGGCTTCGGCGGGTTCGCTGCATCGCACACCAGTACGTTGCTCAACACCTACGCAGGCTCTACTCCTCCCCGGCTGCTGGGCAGAATCAGCAGGGAGGCGGACAGCGAAACAAGGTTGCAATCACCCACCACACCACGCGGTGGCCATGCCGTGGAACTCAGCAGCACGATGGCGAGCGGCAAGAGCGGCATCCTAGTGCGTCGCTCAGCGACCCTGAGGCACCCCAAAAGCAGCAACGAGGATAGCGTCTCGGCTTTGTCTGAGGCCCTCAACACTGGGTCGCTCTCCCGCTTCGCCTTCAGCGTCTCGGCAGCCGAGAACGCCGaaaacggcggcagcgcgcgtgcgcggggggtgggcgtgggtgtctctaccgccgccgcagcggacgGGACCCGTTTCTTCGCGCGGCGGATGGGCTGCAACGACAATGCCGCCGtccgtcgcggcggtggcagcggtggcagcggtggcggtgccggggACAAATTTGCCTCCGGTTGGACAGGGGAgatgcgcgtgctgctgcagcgccgcatggaggaggagcgggaggcTGGAACGGGCAACGACCCGTATCTTTTCATCTCCGCGCGGCCCGTCGAGCACCTTCTCTGCTGCTACGGCGGTGTCTCACGAGAGCCAGCCGCCATGGCGCTTGGCGCGGCAtcgatgctgctgcagtgcgacAGCACCAACACGGCCGACGCGGACCCGTTTCGCAACGCGATAGTGGAGGAGGACATGCGGTGGGATCAGTTGGCGGGGTGCCATCGTCAGCTGTTGCGAGCGGCGTACGGGCCATGCcgggccgcggccgcagctgtGGCCGACGACCACCTCGTGAACGATGTCATTCGCCGCTTCTGGGACCGGCTGACGGTCTCTATGGCGGCTCAGCACGCCCAcaaggcgcaggaggcgcgcaagtcacgcgcagcggcggatgCCGATATTGCAGCCGCGGTCTCTGCGCtgcgcgggcggcgcgacgcagaggcggaCGAGGACGACTTGAACGAAATCtccgacagcgacgacaagGACGAAGGGGTTGCTGTTGGCAGAggcgccggcaccggtgATGATGACGTTGGCCGCAGAAAGGCCGCTGATATCTCCCTGCGTCGTGCAAAACCAAGCGCGTCGAAGTCATCTCGCACCCGTAAAACTGTGTCGAAGTTGTcgaggaaaaagaaaaagggtTGCAGCGCCGTCTCGTCTGGCGTGGGGGGCGGGTCTGAGCAGCACTCCAGTGTGGCATACTACATGACCCCTCTCCAGTACGTCTACCTCCATACTCGCATAGCACATGTGCTCTTGCCAGAATGCGACGCGGTCGAAGTGGAGCTGTTGCCATACATTCAGGAGGACTTACTCGTGGATGCTGCGTACGACGAGGGagacgcggcgcagccatTTTATTTTGGCGAGGCGCCACGCCTCGTCGGAGACTTCGGACGACAGAATCGCCGCTctaccgctgctgtcggcgcaGGTCCGATGTTGCGGGCTTCGCTTGCGGATAGCAAACTGCAAGGGGTCGGCTATGAAGACGCGGGGGATGATCGAATGTCCGCCACCGGCGTCGAAACGCAGCGAGATGCCTTGCACTTGCAGCGCCGGTTTCTGTCAGTGCGTCGCAACGGCTATGGGCTCAGCAGATCGACAGGTGGTGGCacgagcgacggcggcggcatgcgCGAGATCGGCCTGGGGGAGGATGGGATGAGTATCGGACCCGCGTCGTCGATGGCGGTAACGATCGACGATGGCACGGTGATGCGGCGCGCCGACGGCTGTGATCGGGGCGTTGGCAGGTCCTACGCCATGGCGTCTTTGTCTCTGGTTCCCATGAGTTTCACGGTAGCGCAGCTACCCTCGCTCACATATCCGCAGTTCTGGTGCTCTATGATGGAGCTGGCGGACAACTGgacgtgctgcgctggcAACCCAGTGGAGACGGCGATTTTCATGTGGGAGCTCTACGCTGAGGTGTTTGGGCACAACtgggacgaggaggacaagCTGCTTGCCAGTGCGGTAGAGAGTAGGGCGGCCAAGTCCGCCATGAGCGCAGCTGAGAAAGAAAAGCTGGCgaaggtggaggcggagacAATGGAGTCTTTTCAGGCCCTCCTGAGGGAGGTAAGCGGGCAGTTGTctcagccgccgtcgcggtgcaGATCTCTCAACAGTATCACAAGCATCACCGAAGCCATCCAAGCCGCGGCAGACAGGTATCGCTCACGTCGACTGCAGTCCGAAACAAAGCGTGACATGCACATCTGCTCGCAATCGACGCAGTCAATTGACACAGACGACGATGAGTTGCTCCTGCTGGCGTCCTACTTAGACTTGTCGCTCTCTGAGTTGAAACGTCTCGCCGAGGCGAAGGCTGAGGGGAATGATAGGTGGGTCTACAGTGAGCGTGTTGGCGAGGATGGGGTGAcgcgccgctaccgccgTCGAGTGTGCGACGGCGAGAGCCACTcgagctcgcgcagcatctCAGGGCTGGGGTCGCGCAATGGCTCGTACATTCTCGAGGAAGAGCTGGACAAAGACGGAGCCGTGGTGAGCCGGCGCAAATTGCGCTGGAACGTAGCGCTCTTGTCGGACGGCTCGCTTTACACGGCAGACGAGAGAGCGCCGGGGTTCCTTCGCCGCAAGTACTACGAGGATCGACCGAAGAAATTGCGGCATTTGGAGTCGTGGCGTCGCGTGAGCGCTGGGCACAGTGGCAGCAACTCCCGGTCATCCAGCATGACCTCGTGGAGCTCCATCGACGactgcgacagcgacgatCGCCGCAAcaggcgccgtcgccgtcgccgcactCGCCACACGGGCTTGCGACGTGATCACCCACGCTACTCGAGGAAAGATGATCGGTATGGGGACAAGAAGTTTGGGCTGATGCTCAACTGGAGGTTCCCTTCTGAAGACGATGTGGCCgacggtggtgatggtggacCGCGCGCGCAGGGGTCGAGTAAGTCTGGACTCAACCAGGAGGAAAGGGAGCATCTGCTGGCGCGCAAGGAGTGGCTGTGCTCGGTGCTGGAGGCCCAGGGGATACACCTGCCACCACACATGTTAGAGGACCCGGCTGAGCAGATGTTGCTGTACGACTTTCTGCGGCTcgcggaggagagagagagagccggcGATCAGAGCAACtaccgcggcggcagcgacgacgactaCCATCTTGAGGATGGCGAGGCCGGCGATACAGACAATCTGTCGCGTCTCGCAGGCCTGGTGGCGAAGTTGCAGGGGTTCACCCTCGACGACCTCGCAAACTCGAGCCTCATGCGCCGTCTCCtgggggagagcgaggcggagggggcggtgaACCGCCATCTTACACCACAGCAGGTGCAGGACATCTTGACCGCTCTTACCAAAGGGCAGAGAGCAggcggtgcacgcgcagacgcggGTCGAGCGGAGCAGGAAAGCGTGCGAGAGCGCCGACTGCGTCTGCTGCGCATGCTCGAGGAGAACAGGgctctccagcagcagcgccgcgaagACTCCGCGGCATCCGGCCCCAAGGAGAGCCCCCTCACAAAGGAAACTTTCGATCTTACCGAGGTGCCGcaaccacctcctcgtccgctGCCCTCCAAGGAACCTCCAAAGCCTGCCTCGCCCACAAACCTTCCCAAGCGCATTGCCTCACCACATCCGCCTAGCGCGCAGTCGCCACCGTCCTTTGCCAAGAGCGGCTCACCCATTGGGTTCTCTTGCGCGTCGCTGGACCTGCCCGAGCGCCAAAAGGCTTCCTCGAGAGAGTCCAGCGCAGTGAGTAGTGCGCGGCTGCTCGCCAATCCCATTGCGTGGAAGATTTCGCCGACGACGCTGGCGGAGCGGAAAGAGCTGGAGCGACTCTTCAGAGAGCTAGAGGCATACTGGGCGGACCGTGCTTCGCAGGGAGGCCGCTTTCGTGTCGATATCGTCGACTACACTCCTGAGCAGCTTGAGGAGTTCTTTGCCCACCTGCACCTCGGcccccgccagcgcgccctGCTGCGAGGACGAGccccgctggcggcggcgacatcgCTGGTGGGTGGAGCAATGCACCAGGACGGCTCATGCTTGGCATTCaaggccgccgtcgcggcgcctgcgcaaCAGCAGCATGGCCATGCCGGTTGTGGTCAGCCAGCCCACTCTCTGGTTCCGTCGCCGACGCCCCTCGCACCAGCGCCGGTCAAGCTCTTCACACTCACCACAGAGGGCTCCCTCGATGGGGCCTTGCGCCGTAGCTATCAGAGCTACATGGAGGACAAGCTTTTCTCCGAGGCTCTGCACGGAAATGTCAAACTCGATACAGCAAGACCCGCCCGCGTATCGACGGCAGCACAGTCTCTGCGACCACCGCCACTTCCTCGCCTGAAGCTGCGCGACTCACGATGGAGGGCGTCGGGTGAGCGAGCAGGCGGCGTGCCGACTacctctgcagcaccgcgtccACCGCCGAAGTCGTCGCCACCTTCCTCATCCTTGCCAAGGCTGTAG
- a CDS encoding conserved hypothetical protein (previous protein_id=AAZ14358.1), with amino-acid sequence MKPALHRALRQTPLFVLVVFVATLCLSHALAEGNVGEDASEVLELISEGTITTYKLPDSMVVLNNANFESYLFPSKRATPRAFLVLCYSPWCPHCKSLLPQFLNASMQLDLMKVPHSNFAVVDVQKNTAVSEYFDVERFPTLLYTTGKGRQWHLYEGGNTQQGFMQFSTYLQNAVDTGSFSEDVTDVSHFNEVEEKGGTTRVPCYVYVPATSSSAPESQRTAHWSHAIDGAASVSNIRFAVIYEKSQAEGWAEHASDKYKKVVEKAKACVAAGKASGPGGEALVVFSDRYREPHCYTGPWVEERSVARSSKHRTRRVDADTLTMSTSLENFLALHGFHAVEDASSAMFATLAYYPKNYLGVVMTNRPIDDKDMDFVPVLREITQAENAALERKHGSDWSIEEMRTPRVSWSYIDVVEYEVWRSRYDIELDQLPAVMIIDTKRDRFFKMRTHVPRFEAIKMDTPWKVGGEQHQLIAQFAQDVLAGVYKAQKLSVAGAVAEYLSHYPGFALMYEALNYEDFVFDIAVLALGFFSFLLFLAIVMEPLMEWYDARSRKKADKVKRD; translated from the coding sequence ATGAAGCCAGCTCTGCACCGTGCACTGCGGCAGACGCCGCTGTTCGTACTTGTCGTCTTCGTTGCAACTCTGTGCCTCTCACACGCGTTGGCGGAAGGGAATGTGGGCGAGGATGCCtcggaggtgctggagctcATCTCTGAAGGCACCATAACCACCTACAAGCTACCTGACTCCATGGTAGTGCTGAACAACGCAAACTTCGAGTCTTACCTCTTTCCCAGCAAGCGCGCAACCCCGCGTGCGTTCCTTGTTCTCTGTTACTCGCCGTGGTGTCCTCACTGCAAATCTCTCTTGCCACAGTTTCTGAATGCCAGCATGCAGCTGGATTTGATGAAGGTGCCGCACAGCAACTTCGCGGTGGTCGACGTGCAGAAGAACACGGCGGTCTCGGAGTACTTCGACGTGGAGCGCTTCCCCACCCTTTTGTACACCACCGGCAAGGGCAGGCAGTGGCACCTGTACGAAGGCGGCAACACCCAGCAGGGCTTCATGCAGTTCTCAACGTACCTCCAGAACGCCGTGGACACCGGGAGCTTCTCGGAGGATGTCACGGATGTGTCACACTTCAATGAGGTcgaggagaagggcggcaCAACGCGGGTGCCCTGCTACGTCTACGTGCCAGCCACATCCTCCAGCGCGCCTGAGAGCCAGCGCACAGCCCACTGGAGCCACGCCATCGATGGCGCCGCGTCCGTTAGTAACATCCGCTTTGCCGTCATCTACGAGAAGTCGCAGGCGGAGGGCTGGGCGGAGCACGCCAGTGACAAGTATAAAAAAGtggtggagaaggcgaaggcgtgcgtggcggcgggtAAGGCCAGCGGCCCAGGCGGTGAGGCTCTGGTTGTCTTCTCCGATCGCTACCGCGAGCCTCACTGCTACACGGGACCGTGGGTGGAGGAGCGCAGTGTCGCGAGGTCGTCCAAGCACAGGACCCGTCGGGTCGACGCCGATACGCTGACAATGAGCACGTCCCTCGAGAACTTTCTGGCCCTGCACGGCTTCCacgccgtcgaggacgcGTCGTCGGCCATGTTCGCCACCCTCGCGTACTACCCCAAGAACTACTTGGGTGTGGTTATGACGAATCGCCCAATCGACGACAAGGACATGGACTTTGTGCCAGTGCTGCGCGAAATAACACAGGCCGAAAACGCCGCTCTGGAGAGAAAGCACGGAAGCGACTGGTCAATCGAGGAGATGCGCACCCCTCGCGTTTCATGGTCGTATATCGACGTGGTGGAGTATGAGGTGTGGCGCTCGCGCTACGACATCGAGCTGGATCAGCTGCCGGCTGTCATGATCATCGACACGAAGCGCGACCGCTTCTTCAAGATGCGTACTCATGTACCGCGCTTTGAGGCAATTAAGATGGACACTCCGTGGAAGGTGGGTggagagcagcaccagctcaTCGCGCAATTCGCCCAGGATGTACTGGCGGGTGTGTACAAGGCGCAGAAGCTGTCTGtcgctggcgccgtcgccgagtACCTCTCCCACTACCCTGGCTTCGCTTTGATGTACGAAGCGCTCAACTACGAGGACTTCGTGTTCGACATtgcggtgctggcgcttGGGTTCTTTAGTTTCTTACTCTTCCTGGCGATCGTGATGGAGCCGCTCATGGAATGGTACGACGCACGCTCGAGAAAGAAGGCAGATAAGGTCAAGAGGGACTAG
- a CDS encoding conserved hypothetical protein (previous protein_id=AAZ14359.1): MLRLSLRRWCAAAASGSSTSTAHGSPPATTLPDFYGKSFSVSPRAWAQITRKNSEEGFTNDARYLRLAIDSGGCHGYVYKFSFEKNDEFSCEGDVAIAEVDAVSPSDEAFTGAQPSPRVVVDTLSASKLANATLDYHSELKGSAFVVVGNELVDESCACAMSFSMRKTTRQSVASSSSARGASSGDGGGHGGSGAAAPPAGSSLAANARPISRRSTTRATS, from the coding sequence ATGCTTCGCCTCTCCCTTCgtcgctggtgcgccgccgcggccagTGGCTCGTCGACCTCAACGGCTCATGGATCGCCGCCAGCGACCACGTTGCCTGACTTCTATGGCAAGAGCTTCTCTGTCTCACCGCGAGCATGGGCCCAGATCACGCGAAAAAACTCAGAGGAGGGATTTACAAATGATGCGCGCTACCTTCGCCTCGCCATCGACTCGGGCGGCTGCCACGGTTACGTCTACAAGTTTTCCTTTGAAAAGAACGACGAGTTTAGTTGCGAGGGGGATGTGGCTATCGCAGAGGTGGACGCGGTATCGCCCAGCGACGAAGCGTTCACTGGCGCGCAGCCGTCACCGCGCGTAGTCGTGGACACTCTCAGCGCGTCGAAACTCGCGAACGCAACGCTGGACTACCACAGTGAGCTGAAGGGATCCGCatttgtggtggtgggcaaTGAGCTAGTCGACGAgtcctgcgcctgcgccatgTCCTTCTCTATGAGAAAAACGACGCGTCAGTCGGTGGCGTCGTCATCAAGCGCGCGCGGAGCGTCTTCTGGagatggcggtggccacggagggagcggcgccgctgctccgccggcAGGTAGCTCTTTGGCGGCGAATGCGCGTCCGATTTCCCGCCGTTCTACAACGCGCGCTACCTCATGA
- a CDS encoding hypothetical protein (previous protein_id=AAZ14360.1), whose product MQNSIYVGTDTCMDCGFTRGSSVCCPVTRRHHGTDELITSGRHRTSHSRFSSASKGIFAKVWSKHPMPHARQPAHFTRVNDGGIIPTSEALHPLAPGVEDATAEGTNEDSRAADTSRVGGADDIVSLKNGIEDRENGDSAHQHNGIDAREDSAGVDEAVGQGGGEMQYYCYTDEKGDMYWYVQELQDSMQQQQPAADAETAHTSSQATTYYYESQAGQYWIDGSVPEGSYVCEYVDENGQTVYYLYTPEMDGAQDNTASTPQQTQDTNSGGTTSTSAIAATGSHVASEEAGNAAAPSKRKTPGAFFAAIKGVFKPHRSRHTLYVNDDLAAHYGEDANPSFFVTGSDTEPPAPLGTVISETLMTPRNSEVSLSENDRGELLDILDAAERKRLRNERKRFIKELTASEKKEREIIMKERRDGMATLGREKRAEAFVLRNFESVITKRPKRV is encoded by the coding sequence ATGCAGAACAGCATCTATGTCGGGACAGACACCTGTATGGACTGCGGCTTCacccgcggcagcagcgtgtgcTGCCCGGTCACCCGTCGGCACCACGGCACCGATGAGCTTATTACGTCTGGCAGACATCGCACCAGTCACAgtcgcttctcctccgcctccaagGGCATCTTTGCAAAGGTTTGGAGCAAGCACCCTATGCCGCATGCTCGGCAACCTGCCCATTTCACACGAGTGAACGATGGGGGTATTATACCGACCTCCGAAGCGCTCCATCCCTTGGCCCCGGGTGTAGAAGATGCCACCGCCGAGGGCACAAACGAGGATTCACGTGCGGCGGACACGTCACGCGTCGGCGGTGCGGATGACATTGTGAGTTTGAAGAACGGCATAGAGGACCGTGAAAACGGCGACTCTGCGCATCAGCACAACGGAATCGACGCGCGCGAGGACAGCGCCGGAGTAGATGAGGCTGTCGGCCAGGGGGGCGGCGAGATGCAGTATTACTGCTACACGGACGAGAAAGGCGACATGTACTGGTacgtgcaggagctgcaggactcgatgcaacagcaacaacccgccgccgacgcagagacggcgcacacgagTTCACAGGCGACCACGTACTACTATGAGTCTCAGGCAGGGCAGTATTGGATAGACGGCTCAGTGCCAGAGGGATCTTACGTGTGCGAATACGTGGATGAGAACGGTCAGACGGTGTACTACCTCTACACGCCAGAGATGGATGGCGCCCAAGACAACACCGCGTCCACTCCTCAGCAGACGCAGGACACCAACAGTGGCGGCACGACCTCTACGTCGGCCATCGCGGCTACGGGGTCGCACGTCGCCTCTGAGGAAGCGggcaacgccgctgcgccgtctaAGCGAAAGACCCCAGGGGCGTTCTTTGCGGCCATCAAGGGCGTTTTCAAGCCCCACCGTAGCCGCCACACCCTCTACGTAAATGACGACCTCGCTGCCCATTATGGTGAAGACGCGAATCCCTCCTTTTTCGTGACAGGCTCAGATACAGAGCCACCAGCCCCGCTGGGGACGGTGATCAGTGAGACTCTCATGACTCCCCGCAATAGTGAGGTGAGCCTTTCTGAGAATGACAGGGGGGAGTTACTGGACATCCTCGACGCGGCAGAGAGAAAACGGTTGAGGAATGAGCGCAAGCGCTTCATTAAGGAACTCACCGCGAGCgagaagaaggagcgcgAGATCATCATGAAGGAGCGGCGCGATGGCATGGCGACCTTAGGACGGGAAAAACGTGCGGAGGCCTTTGTGCTCCGCAATTTCGAGAGCGTCATCACGAAAAGGCCGAAGCGCGTGTAG
- a CDS encoding hypothetical protein (previous protein_id=AAZ14361.1) — MQRCHLLAASWKTKVDPKNPRRIVHLPNRTPCMVKLEAGTKYYWCSCGLSKTQPFCDGAHRAYNEEHNTDLKPKEFTVDTSKKYLLCRCKHTDNSPFCDLSHVGVLFRTMVGIEKIPGGK, encoded by the coding sequence atgcagcgctgccatCTCTTAGCCGCCTCGTGGAAGACGAAGGTGGACCCCAAGAACCCTCGGCGCATCGTACACCTGCCGAACCGAACCCCCTGCATGGTGAAACTGGAGGCTGGTACGAAGTACTACTGGTGCTCGTGTGGGCTGAGCAAGACGCAGCCCTTCTGCGACGGCGCTCACCGTGCGTACAATGAGGAGCACAATACAGACCTGAAGCCGAAGGAGTTTACGGTGGACACCTCCAAGAAGTACTtgctgtgccgctgcaagCACACGGACAACAGCCCGTTCTGTGACTTATCGCACGTCGGCGTGCTCTTCCGGACGATGGTTGGCATCGAGAAGATTCCGGGTGGCAAGTAG
- a CDS encoding metallo-peptidase, Clan ME, Family M16 (previous protein_id=AAZ14362.1): MSVSFSTLVQRARPASNHATSAAFREVLSKIPPTNVSTLGNGVRVACEENPLSKLATVGVWMDAGSRYEPIAYAGTARVLEKCGFLGTSNQSCEQIAKAVEELGGQLEVSVGREQTYLYMKVTKENTDRAVSLLADVVRNARMEDADIVKARAMVHQDQHLFEERPDDLVMDNLHRCAFDSTPYGVGTPLYGTEEGVNKVTAEQMRNYRASTLGGNRVVVVGSGGVDHTVLEKAAKSYFGDLPRAPEKVATVIPESRYVGGEYRLWNLRYKTVNVAWGFETCGAACEDNVPLALACEIPGSFHRSQHELGQHAMHRVLKTFSSLDHSTPTNTHFNEKSIETANPFLHSYKDVGLCGMYVVGRQAMGGPGDGGVIVEVLQYTIAEWCRIAQKMLHDNELAQAKVNMKAQLLFNMDGSANSAKDIGRQVLHYGRRVPLTEMYDRIDDTTASNVQEVLQHYFYGRKPVYSYLGYISSIPNYDWTQHWSYKYWY; this comes from the coding sequence ATGTCGGTTAGCTTTTCCACcctggtgcagcgcgcccgTCCGGCGTCGAACCACGCGACCTCGGCTGCGTTCCGCGAAGTCCTCAGCAAGATCCCGCCCACCAATGTGTCGACACTCGGCAACGGCGTGCGCGTTGCGTGCGAGGAGAACCCGCTATCCAAGCTCGCGACCGTCGGCGTGTGGATGGACGCCGGGTCCCGCTACGAGCCGATTGCCTACGCCGGCACGGCCCGCGTGCTGGAGAAGTGCGGCTTCCTTGGCACGTCGAACCAGTCATGCGAGCAGATCGCGAAGGCTGTCGAGGAGCTTGGCGGCCAGCTGGAGGTGAGCGTGGGTCGCGAGCAGACCTACCTGTACATGAAGGTCACCAAGGAGAATACTGACCGCGCTGTCAGTCTGCTGGCTGACGTGGTGCGCAACGCTCGCATGGAGGATGCCGACATCGTGAAGGCACGCGCCATGGTGCACCAGGATCAGCACCTGTTTGAGGAGCGCCCCGACGATCTGGTCATGGACAACTTGCACCGCTGCGCTTTCGACAGCACCCCGTACGGTGTGGGTACTCCGCTCTACGGCACGGAGGAAGGTGTGAATAAGGTGACGGCCGAGCAGATGCGCAACTACCGCGCCAGTACCCTCGGCGGCAACCGTGTCGTCGTTgttggcagcggcggcgtcgaccaCACCGTCCTGGAGAAGGCCGCCAAGAGCTACTTTGGTGACCTCCCCAGGGCTCCTGAGAAGGTCGCCACCGTGATTCCAGAGTCTCGCTACGTCGGTGGTGAGTACCGCCTGTGGAACCTGCGCTACAAAACGGTGAATGTGGCCTGGGGCTTCGAGacctgcggcgccgcgtgtGAGGACAATGTCCCGCTCGCCCTCGCGTGCGAGATTCCGGGCTCTTTCCACCGTTCCCAGCACGAGCTCGGCCAGCACGCCATGCATCGCGTGCTGAAGACCTTCTCCTCGCTCGACCACTCCACCCCGACCAACACCCACTTCAACGAGAAGTCCATCGAGACCGCGAACCCGTTCCTACACAGCTACAAGGACGTCGGCCTGTGCGGCATGTACGTGGTGGGCCGCCAGGCGATGGGTGGCCCGGGCGACGGTGGTGTGAttgtggaggtgctgcagtacACGATCGCCGAGTGGTGCCGTATTGCGCAGAAGATGCTGCACGACAACGAGCTCGCGCAGGCGAAGGTGAACAtgaaggcgcagctgcttttCAACATGGACGGTAGCGCCAACTCCGCCAAGGATATTGGCCGCCAGGTGCTGCACTACGGCCGCcgcgtgccgctgacggaGATGTACGACCGCATCGACGACACCACCGCTAGCAACGTCCAGGAGGTTCTCCAGCACTACTTCTACGGCCGCAAGCCCGTGTACAGCTATCTCGGCTACATCTCCTCCATTCCCAACTACGATTGGACGCAGCACTGGTCGTACAAGTACTGGTATTAG